The Falco peregrinus isolate bFalPer1 chromosome 1, bFalPer1.pri, whole genome shotgun sequence genome has a window encoding:
- the GOLGA2 gene encoding golgin subfamily A member 2 isoform X13, whose product MADSSRQSRLAAAKKKLKEYQQKNSPGAAAGTKKKRKTKDDCRPETPTGDDQQPPENIHEAEDHKNALDENRSLSSTESLRQLSEQLNGLVSQKEQSQEAVDQLEKEKKELEKKFSKEQAALREQLQVHIQTIGILVSEKSELQAALAHTQQAARQKSGEAESFAARLRSSRQRVLELERTLASVSLQQKQAEKRNEELMKEREDLKLELYKQSKSSEEIKQQNSELSEKIRCLVSKISAKELDMEDLRKKLEMAELMIQQFSNQAGSLDAKQQLQVALEEKAGLETQVAQLSESVHQLQAERDQYVEKLKEEQSIWQQQVQQLSEQVHAMADEKEEHMAQIRELEANVTELLSKSAVKPMDIEPSSLAGPTAAELSLQEEIQRLQQEREELHWQYQAQVRDNEQLSHLNQEQEERLLELEKAVQRFNEESVDRQQILEDMQSDKATISRALSQNRELKEQLAELQNGFVKLTNENMEVTSALQSEQHVKKELAKKLGQLQENLGDLKEMLELKSQEAQGLQEQRDQYYSHLQQYTVAYQQLAAEKEELHKQYLLQTQLMDRLQHEEVQGKVTVEMHLKELQQTKESLEAVAKENKELQAQISQLEADLDDRSFHRLEGDGVESEAMTKEIPKSSFVIPEKFESHEEMVAFLTSATSQMEKEREDTRQQLAAQKEQCSSLLQQIAALRQEQQHNMMLGEGPTVDTVPVEVHEALKTAMEKLQSRFTDLMQEKADLKERLEELEHRCIQLSGETDTIGEYIALYQSQRAILKQRHQEKEEYISRLAQDKEEMKMKLQELQDLVMRLVRERNEWYSKYVTAAQNPELQASQHDSVLAVERRMELNATDGEGLRDVNLLDEAELEAAVHPSSFSPTDSKAAQSSQEDPTAKQIMQLLREIQNPQERLGSLLENPCIPFFYRADENDEVKIMVV is encoded by the exons ATTCATGAAGCTGAGGAtcataaaaatgctttggatGAGAACag GTCTTTATCATCAACAGAAAGTCTCCGCCAGTTGTCTGAACAACTCAATGGCCTGGTTTCTCAG aaagagcagagccaggaggcagTGGATCAGCTGGAGAAG GAGAAGaaggagctggaaaagaaattttctaaAGAGCAAGCCGCGCTGAGGGAACAGCTACAG gtTCATATCCAGACTATTGGAATTCTAGTTTCTGAGAAGTCTGAGTTGCAGGCGGCACTTGCACATACTCAGCAAGCTGCACGGCAGAAATCAG GAGAAGCCGAGAGCTTTGCTGCTCGTTTACGTTCATCTCGCCAGAGGGTATTGGAGCTGGAACGTACTTTGGCCTCCGTCTCTCTGCAGCAAAAACAGGCAGAGAAG cGTAATGAAGAGTTAATGAAGGAGCGAGAAGACCTGAAACTGGAGCTGTACAAACAGAG caaaagtagtgaagaaataaagcagcagaattCGGAGCTGTCAGAGAAGATTCGCTGCCTGGTTTCCAAGATCTCAGCCAAGGAGTTGGATATGGAGGATTTGCGTAAGAAACTGGAAATGGCTGAACTGATGATCCAACAG ttctcAAATCAGGCAGGGAGTCtggatgcaaagcagcagttgcaggtggcactggaggagaaggcaggccTGGAAACCCAGGTTGCTCAG ctcTCGGAGTCAGTTCACCAGCTCCAGGCAGAAAGAGATCAGTATGTAGAGAAACtgaaggaggagcagagcatttggcagcagcaggtgcagcaGCTCTCTGAACAG GTCCATGCAATGGCAGATGAGAAGGAGGAGCATATGGCCCAAATTCGGGAGCTGGAAGCTAATGTTACAGAGCTATTGAGCAAATCAG CAGTTAAGCCCATGGATATTGAGCCttcctcactggcagggcccacagcagctgagctgagccTGCAGGAAGAGATCCAGCGGCTGCAGCAAGAGAGGGAGGAACTGCATTGGCAGTACCAGGCCCAGGTCCGGGACAATGAGCAGCTGAGCCACCTCAaccaggagcaggaggagcggCTGCTGGAGCTTGAGAAGGCGGTGCAGCGCTTCAATGAGGAGTCTGTGGACAGACAGCAGATCTTAGAGGACATGCAGAGTGACAAGGCCACAATCAGTAGGGCACTGAGCCAGAATCGGGAGCTGAAGGAAcagctggctgagctgcagaaTGGCTTTGTCAAACTG acaaatgaaaacatggaGGTTACAAGTGCCCTACAGTCAGAGCAACACGTAAAGAAAGAGCTGGCCAAGAAGCttgggcagctgcaggagaacCTGGGAGACCTCAAGGAGATG CTGGAACTGAAAAGCCAGGAGGCTCAGGGTCTGCAGGAGCAGCGGGACCAGTACTACAGCCACTTACAGCAGTACACTGTGGCGTACCAGCAGCTGGCTGCCGAGAAGGAGGAACTGCACAAACAGTACTTGCTTCAGACACAGCTTATGGATCGGCTGCAGCATGAGGAAGTTCAGGGGAAGGTGACAGTGGAAATGCACctgaaagagctgcagcagaCCAAG GAAAGTCTGGAAGCTGTagctaaggaaaacaaagagctgCAGGCCCAGATCAGTCAGTTAGAAGCAGACCTGGATGACAGGAGTTTTCACCGACTAGAGG GAGACGGAGTTGAAAGCGAAGCAATGACCAAAGAAATCCCAAAATCTTCATTTGTGATCCCAGAGAAGTTTGAAAGCCATGAAGAAATG GTTGCTTTCTTGACATCTGCCACATCCCAAATGGAAAAGGAACGAGAAGATACtaggcagcagctggctgctcagAAAGAGCAGTGCAGTAGCCTCCTGCAGCAAATAGCAGCTCTCAGGCAGGAGCAGCAACATAACATGATGCTGGGCGAAG GTCCCACTGTGGATACTGTTCCGGTGGAGGTTCACGAGGCTTTGAAAACTGCCATGGAGAAGCTACAG TCCCGATTCACAGACCTGATGCAAGAGAAAGCTGACCTGAAGGAACGGCTAGAGGAGTTAGAACACCGCTGCATACAGCTGTCTGGCGAAACAGACACCATTG GGGAGTATATTGCATTATACCAGAGTCAAAGGGCTATCCTCAAACAGCGtcaccaggagaaggaagagtATATCAGCAGACTGGCGCAGGACAAGGAAGAGATGAAG ATGAAACTACAGGAACTGCAGGATTTAGTGATGCGTCTGGtcagggaaagaaatgaatGGTACAGTAAGTATGTAACAGCTGCCCAaaacccagagctgcaggcaagCCAGCATGACAGTGTACTTGCAGTGGAGAGGCGCATGGAACTGAACGCTACTGATGGAGAAG GGTTACGAGATGTGAATTTATTAGATGAAGCAGAACTTGAGGCTGCTGTTCATCCATCCAGTTTCTCTCCTACCGACAGTAAAGCTGCTCAGTCAAGCCAAGAGGAccccacagcaaagcaaataatGCAGCTTCTCAGAGAAATCCAGAACCCTCAGGAGAGGCTGGGCTCCCTGCTGGAAAACCCCTGCATTCCCTTCTTCTACCGTGCTGATGAGAATGATGAGGTCAAAATCATGGTAGTTTAA
- the GOLGA2 gene encoding golgin subfamily A member 2 isoform X5: MADSSRQSRLAAAKKKLKEYQQKNSPGAAAGTKKKRKTKDDCRPETPTGDDQQPPENAYFDSDVATRSAEQLAPNVPVLSNSDSLPNCHSVLSAPGSVQLTQIHEAEDHKNALDENRSLSSTESLRQLSEQLNGLVSQSTSYVNGESAVSSTNIKEMETRYQELAVALDSSNLTNKQLVTKIEELKEQSQEAVDQLEKEKKELEKKFSKEQAALREQLQVHIQTIGILVSEKSELQAALAHTQQAARQKSGEAESFAARLRSSRQRVLELERTLASVSLQQKQAEKRNEELMKEREDLKLELYKQSKSSEEIKQQNSELSEKIRCLVSKISAKELDMEDLRKKLEMAELMIQQFSNQAGSLDAKQQLQVALEEKAGLETQVAQLSESVHQLQAERDQYVEKLKEEQSIWQQQVQQLSEQVHAMADEKEEHMAQIRELEANVTELLSKSAVKPMDIEPSSLAGPTAAELSLQEEIQRLQQEREELHWQYQAQVRDNEQLSHLNQEQEERLLELEKAVQRFNEESVDRQQILEDMQSDKATISRALSQNRELKEQLAELQNGFVKLTNENMEVTSALQSEQHVKKELAKKLGQLQENLGDLKEMLELKSQEAQGLQEQRDQYYSHLQQYTVAYQQLAAEKEELHKQYLLQTQLMDRLQHEEVQGKVTVEMHLKELQQTKESLEAVAKENKELQAQISQLEADLDDRSFHRLEGDGVESEAMTKEIPKSSFVIPEKFESHEEMVAFLTSATSQMEKEREDTRQQLAAQKEQCSSLLQQIAALRQEQQHNMMLGEGPTVDTVPVEVHEALKTAMEKLQSRFTDLMQEKADLKERLEELEHRCIQLSGETDTIGEYIALYQSQRAILKQRHQEKEEYISRLAQDKEEMKMKLQELQDLVMRLVRERNEWYSKYVTAAQNPELQASQHDSVLAVERRMELNATDGEGLRDVNLLDEAELEAAVHPSSFSPTDSKAAQSSQEDPTAKQIMQLLREIQNPQERLGSLLENPCIPFFYRADENDEVKIMVV, translated from the exons GCATACTTTGACAGTGATGTTGCCACTCGTAGCGCTGAACAGCTTGCTCCCAATGTCCCTGTGCTATCGAACAGCGACAGTCTACCTAATTGTCATTCTGTTCTGTCCGCTCCTGGGAGCGTGCAGCTGACACAG ATTCATGAAGCTGAGGAtcataaaaatgctttggatGAGAACag GTCTTTATCATCAACAGAAAGTCTCCGCCAGTTGTCTGAACAACTCAATGGCCTGGTTTCTCAG TCTACATCATATGTGAATGGAGAAAGTGCTGTTTCTTCCACAAATATTAAGGAAATGGAA ACACGTTACCAGGAGCTGGCAGTAGCCCTGGATTCCAGCAATCTAACTAACAAACAGCTCGTTACAAAGATAGAGGAACTG aaagagcagagccaggaggcagTGGATCAGCTGGAGAAG GAGAAGaaggagctggaaaagaaattttctaaAGAGCAAGCCGCGCTGAGGGAACAGCTACAG gtTCATATCCAGACTATTGGAATTCTAGTTTCTGAGAAGTCTGAGTTGCAGGCGGCACTTGCACATACTCAGCAAGCTGCACGGCAGAAATCAG GAGAAGCCGAGAGCTTTGCTGCTCGTTTACGTTCATCTCGCCAGAGGGTATTGGAGCTGGAACGTACTTTGGCCTCCGTCTCTCTGCAGCAAAAACAGGCAGAGAAG cGTAATGAAGAGTTAATGAAGGAGCGAGAAGACCTGAAACTGGAGCTGTACAAACAGAG caaaagtagtgaagaaataaagcagcagaattCGGAGCTGTCAGAGAAGATTCGCTGCCTGGTTTCCAAGATCTCAGCCAAGGAGTTGGATATGGAGGATTTGCGTAAGAAACTGGAAATGGCTGAACTGATGATCCAACAG ttctcAAATCAGGCAGGGAGTCtggatgcaaagcagcagttgcaggtggcactggaggagaaggcaggccTGGAAACCCAGGTTGCTCAG ctcTCGGAGTCAGTTCACCAGCTCCAGGCAGAAAGAGATCAGTATGTAGAGAAACtgaaggaggagcagagcatttggcagcagcaggtgcagcaGCTCTCTGAACAG GTCCATGCAATGGCAGATGAGAAGGAGGAGCATATGGCCCAAATTCGGGAGCTGGAAGCTAATGTTACAGAGCTATTGAGCAAATCAG CAGTTAAGCCCATGGATATTGAGCCttcctcactggcagggcccacagcagctgagctgagccTGCAGGAAGAGATCCAGCGGCTGCAGCAAGAGAGGGAGGAACTGCATTGGCAGTACCAGGCCCAGGTCCGGGACAATGAGCAGCTGAGCCACCTCAaccaggagcaggaggagcggCTGCTGGAGCTTGAGAAGGCGGTGCAGCGCTTCAATGAGGAGTCTGTGGACAGACAGCAGATCTTAGAGGACATGCAGAGTGACAAGGCCACAATCAGTAGGGCACTGAGCCAGAATCGGGAGCTGAAGGAAcagctggctgagctgcagaaTGGCTTTGTCAAACTG acaaatgaaaacatggaGGTTACAAGTGCCCTACAGTCAGAGCAACACGTAAAGAAAGAGCTGGCCAAGAAGCttgggcagctgcaggagaacCTGGGAGACCTCAAGGAGATG CTGGAACTGAAAAGCCAGGAGGCTCAGGGTCTGCAGGAGCAGCGGGACCAGTACTACAGCCACTTACAGCAGTACACTGTGGCGTACCAGCAGCTGGCTGCCGAGAAGGAGGAACTGCACAAACAGTACTTGCTTCAGACACAGCTTATGGATCGGCTGCAGCATGAGGAAGTTCAGGGGAAGGTGACAGTGGAAATGCACctgaaagagctgcagcagaCCAAG GAAAGTCTGGAAGCTGTagctaaggaaaacaaagagctgCAGGCCCAGATCAGTCAGTTAGAAGCAGACCTGGATGACAGGAGTTTTCACCGACTAGAGG GAGACGGAGTTGAAAGCGAAGCAATGACCAAAGAAATCCCAAAATCTTCATTTGTGATCCCAGAGAAGTTTGAAAGCCATGAAGAAATG GTTGCTTTCTTGACATCTGCCACATCCCAAATGGAAAAGGAACGAGAAGATACtaggcagcagctggctgctcagAAAGAGCAGTGCAGTAGCCTCCTGCAGCAAATAGCAGCTCTCAGGCAGGAGCAGCAACATAACATGATGCTGGGCGAAG GTCCCACTGTGGATACTGTTCCGGTGGAGGTTCACGAGGCTTTGAAAACTGCCATGGAGAAGCTACAG TCCCGATTCACAGACCTGATGCAAGAGAAAGCTGACCTGAAGGAACGGCTAGAGGAGTTAGAACACCGCTGCATACAGCTGTCTGGCGAAACAGACACCATTG GGGAGTATATTGCATTATACCAGAGTCAAAGGGCTATCCTCAAACAGCGtcaccaggagaaggaagagtATATCAGCAGACTGGCGCAGGACAAGGAAGAGATGAAG ATGAAACTACAGGAACTGCAGGATTTAGTGATGCGTCTGGtcagggaaagaaatgaatGGTACAGTAAGTATGTAACAGCTGCCCAaaacccagagctgcaggcaagCCAGCATGACAGTGTACTTGCAGTGGAGAGGCGCATGGAACTGAACGCTACTGATGGAGAAG GGTTACGAGATGTGAATTTATTAGATGAAGCAGAACTTGAGGCTGCTGTTCATCCATCCAGTTTCTCTCCTACCGACAGTAAAGCTGCTCAGTCAAGCCAAGAGGAccccacagcaaagcaaataatGCAGCTTCTCAGAGAAATCCAGAACCCTCAGGAGAGGCTGGGCTCCCTGCTGGAAAACCCCTGCATTCCCTTCTTCTACCGTGCTGATGAGAATGATGAGGTCAAAATCATGGTAGTTTAA
- the GOLGA2 gene encoding golgin subfamily A member 2 isoform X12 → MADSSRQSRLAAAKKKLKEYQQKNSPGAAAGTKKKRKTKDDCRPETPTGDDQQPPENIHEAEDHKNALDENRSLSSTESLRQLSEQLNGLVSQSTSYVNGESAVSSTNIKEMETRYQELAVALDSSNLTNKQLVTKIEELKEQSQEAVDQLEKEKKELEKKFSKEQAALREQLQVHIQTIGILVSEKSELQAALAHTQQAARQKSGEAESFAARLRSSRQRVLELERTLASVSLQQKQAEKRNEELMKEREDLKLELYKQSKSSEEIKQQNSELSEKIRCLVSKISAKELDMEDLRKKLEMAELMIQQFSNQAGSLDAKQQLQVALEEKAGLETQVAQLSESVHQLQAERDQYVEKLKEEQSIWQQQVQQLSEQVHAMADEKEEHMAQIRELEANVTELLSKSVKPMDIEPSSLAGPTAAELSLQEEIQRLQQEREELHWQYQAQVRDNEQLSHLNQEQEERLLELEKAVQRFNEESVDRQQILEDMQSDKATISRALSQNRELKEQLAELQNGFVKLTNENMEVTSALQSEQHVKKELAKKLGQLQENLGDLKEMLELKSQEAQGLQEQRDQYYSHLQQYTVAYQQLAAEKEELHKQYLLQTQLMDRLQHEEVQGKVTVEMHLKELQQTKESLEAVAKENKELQAQISQLEADLDDRSFHRLEGDGVESEAMTKEIPKSSFVIPEKFESHEEMVAFLTSATSQMEKEREDTRQQLAAQKEQCSSLLQQIAALRQEQQHNMMLGEGPTVDTVPVEVHEALKTAMEKLQSRFTDLMQEKADLKERLEELEHRCIQLSGETDTIGEYIALYQSQRAILKQRHQEKEEYISRLAQDKEEMKMKLQELQDLVMRLVRERNEWYSKYVTAAQNPELQASQHDSVLAVERRMELNATDGEGLRDVNLLDEAELEAAVHPSSFSPTDSKAAQSSQEDPTAKQIMQLLREIQNPQERLGSLLENPCIPFFYRADENDEVKIMVV, encoded by the exons ATTCATGAAGCTGAGGAtcataaaaatgctttggatGAGAACag GTCTTTATCATCAACAGAAAGTCTCCGCCAGTTGTCTGAACAACTCAATGGCCTGGTTTCTCAG TCTACATCATATGTGAATGGAGAAAGTGCTGTTTCTTCCACAAATATTAAGGAAATGGAA ACACGTTACCAGGAGCTGGCAGTAGCCCTGGATTCCAGCAATCTAACTAACAAACAGCTCGTTACAAAGATAGAGGAACTG aaagagcagagccaggaggcagTGGATCAGCTGGAGAAG GAGAAGaaggagctggaaaagaaattttctaaAGAGCAAGCCGCGCTGAGGGAACAGCTACAG gtTCATATCCAGACTATTGGAATTCTAGTTTCTGAGAAGTCTGAGTTGCAGGCGGCACTTGCACATACTCAGCAAGCTGCACGGCAGAAATCAG GAGAAGCCGAGAGCTTTGCTGCTCGTTTACGTTCATCTCGCCAGAGGGTATTGGAGCTGGAACGTACTTTGGCCTCCGTCTCTCTGCAGCAAAAACAGGCAGAGAAG cGTAATGAAGAGTTAATGAAGGAGCGAGAAGACCTGAAACTGGAGCTGTACAAACAGAG caaaagtagtgaagaaataaagcagcagaattCGGAGCTGTCAGAGAAGATTCGCTGCCTGGTTTCCAAGATCTCAGCCAAGGAGTTGGATATGGAGGATTTGCGTAAGAAACTGGAAATGGCTGAACTGATGATCCAACAG ttctcAAATCAGGCAGGGAGTCtggatgcaaagcagcagttgcaggtggcactggaggagaaggcaggccTGGAAACCCAGGTTGCTCAG ctcTCGGAGTCAGTTCACCAGCTCCAGGCAGAAAGAGATCAGTATGTAGAGAAACtgaaggaggagcagagcatttggcagcagcaggtgcagcaGCTCTCTGAACAG GTCCATGCAATGGCAGATGAGAAGGAGGAGCATATGGCCCAAATTCGGGAGCTGGAAGCTAATGTTACAGAGCTATTGAGCAAATCAG TTAAGCCCATGGATATTGAGCCttcctcactggcagggcccacagcagctgagctgagccTGCAGGAAGAGATCCAGCGGCTGCAGCAAGAGAGGGAGGAACTGCATTGGCAGTACCAGGCCCAGGTCCGGGACAATGAGCAGCTGAGCCACCTCAaccaggagcaggaggagcggCTGCTGGAGCTTGAGAAGGCGGTGCAGCGCTTCAATGAGGAGTCTGTGGACAGACAGCAGATCTTAGAGGACATGCAGAGTGACAAGGCCACAATCAGTAGGGCACTGAGCCAGAATCGGGAGCTGAAGGAAcagctggctgagctgcagaaTGGCTTTGTCAAACTG acaaatgaaaacatggaGGTTACAAGTGCCCTACAGTCAGAGCAACACGTAAAGAAAGAGCTGGCCAAGAAGCttgggcagctgcaggagaacCTGGGAGACCTCAAGGAGATG CTGGAACTGAAAAGCCAGGAGGCTCAGGGTCTGCAGGAGCAGCGGGACCAGTACTACAGCCACTTACAGCAGTACACTGTGGCGTACCAGCAGCTGGCTGCCGAGAAGGAGGAACTGCACAAACAGTACTTGCTTCAGACACAGCTTATGGATCGGCTGCAGCATGAGGAAGTTCAGGGGAAGGTGACAGTGGAAATGCACctgaaagagctgcagcagaCCAAG GAAAGTCTGGAAGCTGTagctaaggaaaacaaagagctgCAGGCCCAGATCAGTCAGTTAGAAGCAGACCTGGATGACAGGAGTTTTCACCGACTAGAGG GAGACGGAGTTGAAAGCGAAGCAATGACCAAAGAAATCCCAAAATCTTCATTTGTGATCCCAGAGAAGTTTGAAAGCCATGAAGAAATG GTTGCTTTCTTGACATCTGCCACATCCCAAATGGAAAAGGAACGAGAAGATACtaggcagcagctggctgctcagAAAGAGCAGTGCAGTAGCCTCCTGCAGCAAATAGCAGCTCTCAGGCAGGAGCAGCAACATAACATGATGCTGGGCGAAG GTCCCACTGTGGATACTGTTCCGGTGGAGGTTCACGAGGCTTTGAAAACTGCCATGGAGAAGCTACAG TCCCGATTCACAGACCTGATGCAAGAGAAAGCTGACCTGAAGGAACGGCTAGAGGAGTTAGAACACCGCTGCATACAGCTGTCTGGCGAAACAGACACCATTG GGGAGTATATTGCATTATACCAGAGTCAAAGGGCTATCCTCAAACAGCGtcaccaggagaaggaagagtATATCAGCAGACTGGCGCAGGACAAGGAAGAGATGAAG ATGAAACTACAGGAACTGCAGGATTTAGTGATGCGTCTGGtcagggaaagaaatgaatGGTACAGTAAGTATGTAACAGCTGCCCAaaacccagagctgcaggcaagCCAGCATGACAGTGTACTTGCAGTGGAGAGGCGCATGGAACTGAACGCTACTGATGGAGAAG GGTTACGAGATGTGAATTTATTAGATGAAGCAGAACTTGAGGCTGCTGTTCATCCATCCAGTTTCTCTCCTACCGACAGTAAAGCTGCTCAGTCAAGCCAAGAGGAccccacagcaaagcaaataatGCAGCTTCTCAGAGAAATCCAGAACCCTCAGGAGAGGCTGGGCTCCCTGCTGGAAAACCCCTGCATTCCCTTCTTCTACCGTGCTGATGAGAATGATGAGGTCAAAATCATGGTAGTTTAA